TAAATTCATTTATATTTTTTATTGGATGGTTCAATTTTAAGAAAAGCTCTTCTTTTAAACCAATACTTAAAGTATTATATTGTTTATCTTTTTCTAAAAAAACATCTGCCGAAAATTTATTAGATAATACTCCTATTAAAAAACTATTATTTTTTAAAGAGAAAGTTTTTTTGTCTTCATATATAAAAGAAAGTTCTTCTCCTAGATTAAAGATAAAACTTGTTCCTGCAATATTACTTTCTTCTGTTAAAATAAGATTTTGTTTTGGAATGAAACTACGAACAAAAATAGCAAGACCGTTTCCTATATCATATTTTATAGCTATACCACTTCCAAAAGAATTATTAATTGTTCCAATAAAAACTATTCTAGAAAAAGGGTGTTCAATTTTTCTATCAAGTTCTATAAATTCTTTATAAGTGATTTTTTTCATTGTTTATTATTGTTAGGAGTATAAAAGCCTTTAATTATAACGCCTTTATTTGTTTTAGCAGAAGTAACATAGTAATTTGTCGGTGTTACAACTACATATTTATCCAAGTTTTTTCTGATAAATGAAGAAACTTCAATAACTCTTTGTCTTGAAATACCTCTTAGTAGATATTCTTGAACTCTTTTCTTTATTGCTTCATTTTGATTTTTTATGTCATTTTGTATTTTATTAAATAAAACATTATCATCATTTGCAACAACTGCAATTACTTCAACTCTAGTAAAGTCTGTATTCTTTTTTATGAAATTTGTAATTTTGTTTTTACATTCTTGACTTATAATAGAACTATCTGCTTTAAAATCATAGCATTTTAAAGAACGAGTTTTCTGGGTATAATAATATTTTCTAAAGTTTTTATTATCTAAATCAACAATTTTTGTTTCAACTTCTTTTACTATTTCTTGTTTTATTACCTCTATTTCTTTTGGTTTTATTATTTCTTTTACTATTACTTCAGGTTCTTGTTTTGTTTCTTTATAAACAATTTTTACTGAATTTTCATTATACATAATCAAATAAATAACTAAGGCAGCTAAAACAATGATGATAAAACATAAAGCATAGATTAAATAGTTTGTAAATCTTAAGTCATTTGTATTCTTTATTTTAATATCTTTAGGGTTTTTAATTTCAGAAGATTTAGTTTTTTTATTGTCGCTAGGAGATTCTTTTTTTAATTTTTTTTGTATCTCTTCTTGTGTTAATGTTTCTCTTAATGCTTCTTTTAGTTTTTCTGTTTTATCTGTTTGCAAAATTGACCTTATTCCTTATTTTTTAAATAAATTAAAATGATGAGTAGTATAATAGCTAAAAATAGTGGATAGAAAAATAAATAATTTTTTAAAGTAATTTTATTATTGTCTATTTTACTTTTTTCAAGTTTATCAATTTCTTGATAAATTGAGCTAAGTTCTTGTTTTGAATTTGCAAAAAAAGCTTTTCCTAAAGTTTCTTGAGCAATTTTATTTAGCATTATTTTATTTGAGTTTCCTATTCCTATAGTATAGACTTTTATTGAGTGTTTTTTTAACATTTTTATGGCAACTTGGAATGGAATGGTACTAGCATTATCAGCTCCATCACTTAATATAACCATCACTTTTGATTTTGCCTTTGAATTTTTTAAGATTTTACTTGCAGAAACTAAAGAGTCAATTAAAGCAGTTTTATCTCCTACTATTCCAATATCTAAATAATCAATGATTTCTAATTGGGCATTTTTATCAAAGCTCAATGGTGTTGCCATCATAACTGAAGTTCCAAAAACAATAACTGAAATATTATCATTTACTCTTTTAGGTATGAAATCTTTTACAATATCTTTTACTACTTTAAATCTTGTTTCTTCAGGTTTAAGTTGATTAAAGCCAAACTCTTTCATAGACCCACTTGTATCAAGACTTAATACAATATCTATTCCTTCATTTTTTATTATTTGTGTATTTAGATTTTTATATGGAGAAGCAAGTGCCAAAATAGAACAAATAATTACTAAATATTTTAAAAGAGAATGTATCATATTTATTTTTTCTTGACTTTTATTAAATATATTTAAGTGAGGAATTAAATATGTTGGAGTTTTTGCTTTACAGTATATTGAACATAAAATAAAAACAATAATTAGTAATAGTAAATATGGGTATTCAAACTGTATTGAAAAAAGATTATTAAACATCAATATTATCCATAAACCTTCCATATAAGATTTTTATTTCATCATCAAATTGTTCTACATTTTTTTTATATTTATATCTTTCTAAGGCTTCTAACAGTTCTTCCATAAGTTTTTTTTCTCTAAGTGATTGGGCAAGAAGTCTAGAGTACCTTGTAATTTTATAGGCACTTTGTTTTGTATTTGAAAAATCTATTTCTTTTAAATTTTTATAATACTCTTTCCTATAGTTTTTCTTTCTGTTTTTTATTAATTTATATACTAAATAAATAAATGCTAAGAAAAGTAAAGAAGCTAAAATCCATAATAACATATAAAGACAAATAGAAAAGTCTGGAATTTCAACTAAGCCTTTTATGTCATGTATTTTTAAATCTTGCATTATTTCATTAACCTTAAAAGTTTAGGTAAAGGATTTTCATGAGTATATATTTTCACAAATTTAATTGCACATTTTTGTAAATGCTCATAAAGTAGGTGGTCATTCTCTTTTACATTTTTTTTGTACTCTTTTATTAAATTATTATTTATATTCCCTTCAAAACTTAAGTTTGAAGAAGGATCAACTAAGTTTACATTTCCTAAAACAGTTGGTTCTTCTTCAAATTTATCTCTTACTATTATAATAATAATTTCATGTTTTTTATTTAATACTCTTAAATCTAAATTTTTAATTTCAAAAAAATCTCCTACTAAAAATAGGGTTGATTTTTTTTTGATTTTTAAAAACATTTCATCAATTATCTTTGGATAAAGTACTTTTTTATTTAATACTTTATAGTTATAAATTTCTTCACTCATTTTATGAATAGAAAAATCTCTTTTTGATTTTTTTGTGCATAATTGCAAAGATTCATTTGCTATAAAAGAAATAAAAGGATCACCTTGTTTTATACAAGAGAAGCCTAGTATAGCGCAGATTTCAGTGATTAACTCTTGCTTGAATTTTTTTGTTCCAAAATATACTGAACCATTTAAAATAGGTATTATTGCTATATTTAGTTCCCTTTGAGCATGAAATACTTTTACATAAGGTTTTTTTAGTTTTGCACTTATTACCCAATCGATATTTTTCACGTCATCTGGATATTCATACTCTTTTAACTCTAAAAAATCATAACCTTCTCCTTTTAATAAAGAAGAATTATTACCAATATTTTCAGAGAAAACACCTCTTTTGGTTTTTATTAATATTTTTTTTAAATTAATATTCATTAAGGTACTTGAATTACTTCCATGATTTTTTGAATTATTTCATCTGTTGTCTTTTGCATTGCTTCTGCTTCATAAGATAGAATAATTCTATGTCTTAATACATTTTTTATTATTAAAGCAATATCAAGTGGACTTACATAATCATTTCCTCTAATAAAGGCCATAGCTTTTACTGCTTTAAACATATCAATCGTAGCTCTTGGGCTTGCTCCAAATTGAATATAGTCTGCAATCTCTTCTAAGCCATACTCTTTTGGTTCTCTTGTAGCACAAATTATATCTACAATATATCTTTGCAATTCTTCATCAATATGAATACTCTCAACTTCTTTTCTTAAGTCTTCTAAGCTTTGTTTATTTATCACTTTATTAACATCTTCTTTTTTACTTGAAGTAACTTTTTTTGCTATTTGAAACTCTTCTTCTTTTGTGTTATATCCAACTACTATTTTAAACATAAATCTATCAAGTTGGGCTTCAGGAAGTGTATAAGCACCTTCTTGTTCTATAGGATTTTGTGTTGCAAGTACTAAAAAAGGAGAATCAACTTTAAAGCTATCTTCTGCAATAGTTACTTGTCTTTCTTGCATAACTTCAAGTAAAGCTGATTGAACTTTTGCAGGAGCTCTGTTTATTTCATCTGCAAGTAAAAGATTAGTAAATATAGGACCTTTTTTTATTTTAAATTCACTTGTTTTCATATCATAAATTTGTGCACCAATGATATCACTAGGAAGTAAATCGGGAGTAAATTGCACCCTTTTAAATTTTAAATCAATTACATCTGCAACTGTTTTTACAGTTGTGGTTTTTGCAAGTCCTGGTACACCTTCTAGAAGAATATGACCATTTGTTAATAGCCCTATTAAAATTGAATTGACCATATCTTCTTGACCAACAATTATTTTTGAAATCTCTGCTTTAATTTCTTCTATTATTTTATTATTTGTCATTTATTTATTCTTTGCTTATTTAGATTAAGTTCTTCGTATTTTATCAAAAGATATTTTCTATTAACTTAAGGAGAAGATACAATTATTTCAAGTAATATTTTTATTTTTCTCTTGAAAGTTTATTTCAAAATTTGACCCTCCTTTAGGTGAGACAATGATGCTTGTATATGGAGTTACTTCAAATGCAACTACACCAGAAGCACAAACAGGTCATAACTATGAAATAGATTTTGATTATAGCTTATTAGATATGTTAAATGCAGATAATGCAATATTTGGATTTACAGCATATAAATACAATGTAGACAACTATATGCATCCAACTAAAAACCTAACTTTAAATAACCAAAGTGATATGGATATTTGGGGAGTTGAGTCTGTATTTAGATATCAGAAAGATGAATTATCATTTAGTTTAAGTCATACTTATACAGATGGTGAAGTAAAAGATTTATCATCAGGAGATACATATGATCACTTTACTTCAAATATTCATATCTTTAAAACAGATATAGATTATCAACTAAATGATAGACTTTACTTTAACTATAATGCTGAATTTGTCCCTAGTAATAAAATACAAAATTCTTGGCAAACAGAAGAAGCAAATAGAGCAGGTTATGCAGTTCATAATATTTCAACTACATATTCTCCTGTAAGTTTATCAGGTGCAAAAATTCTTTTTGGAATAGACAATCTTTTTGATAAAAAATATCAAAGACATACTTCATTTGGTGCATATTGGGGAGATACTGATAGTGGTTCTTATGAAGTAGGAAGAAACTTCAAAGTTAAACTTTCTTACAAATTCTAAAATAAAAATAAAGTCAGTTTAAAGTCGAAAGAAAAATGAAATATTAATTAAAGCTTAATTAAAGTATTTTTAGCTAAAATCACGATTCTATTTTAAATAGAAAGTCACATGTGTCAATCCTGGTATGGGTTGTGACAAGTTGCAAACTTGCCATTAAGGGACACAGAGGCTAAACCCTAAAAAATTAAAACAAGGAAAAAACATGGTTACAATGAAAGACCTATTAGAATGTGGTGTACACTTCGGACACCAAACAAGAAGATGGAATCCAAAGATGAAAAAATACATTTTTGGTGTTAGAAAAAATATTTATATTATTGACTTACAAAAAACATTAAGATATTTCAGATATACATACAATGTAGTTAGAGATGCAGCAGCAGAAGGTCAAACAATGATTTTTGTTGGTACTAAAAAACAAGCTAGTCAAGCTGTTAAAGATGCGGCTATCAAATGTGGAATGCCTTATGTAAACCACAGATGGTTAGGTGGAATGTTAACTAACTACGGAACAATTAAAAAATCAATTAGAAAATTAGAAGTTATTAAAAAAATGAGAGAAGAAGGTCAATTAGATCTTTTAACTAAAAAAGAAGCTTTAATGCTTACAAGAAAAGAAGAGAAGTTAGAATTATACCTTGGTGGTATTAAAGAAATGAATAAACTTCCTGATTTAATGTTTGTATTAGATGCAGTAAAAGAAAAAATTGCTATTAAAGAAGCAAGAAGATTAGGAATCAAAGTAGTAGCACCATTAGATACTAACTGCGATCCAGATGTTGTTGATTATCCAATCCCTGGAAATGATGATGCAATTAGATCAATTCAACTATTTTGTAATGAAATGGCTGAAGCTATGAATGAAGGAAAAGCTGCATTAGCTGAAGAAGAAGGTACAGAAGTTGAAGAAGCACCAGTATCTGAAGATGAAGCTAAAGAAGTTGTTGCAGAAGCTGTAGCTGAGGGTGAAGCTGAAGCAGTTGAAACTGAAGAAAAAACAGAGGAAGCATAAAAATGGCAGGAGCGACTCCAAAACTGATTAAAGAGTTAAGAGAGAAATCTGGTGCAGGAATGCTTGATTGTAAAAAAGCATTAAATGAGTGTGATGGAAATATTGAAGAAGCACAAACTTGGTTAAGAGAACAAGGTCTTGCAAAGGCTGCTAAAAAATCAGGTAATGTAGCTGCAGAAGGTATTATTACTATTTTAGTTAATGATGATAATACTAAAGCTACTATGACAGAAGTTAACTCACAAACTGACTTTGTTGCTAAAAATGCACAATTTTTAGAGTTAACAAGTCAAATTACAACTCACGCTCAAGTTAATAACTTAAATGATGCAGAAGCATTAGCTTCTTCATCAATTGATGGACAAGAGTTTACAACTTTCTTAAATGAAAAAATCGCTGTAATTGGTGAAAACTTAGTTGCTAGAAAAGTTGTTAATGTTGAAGGTCCAGTAGTTAATGGTTATGTTCACTTAGGAAAAGTGGGTGTTGTTTTAGCTGCTAAATGTGATGATGCAGCAAAAGAAAAAACTGTTGATTTATTAAAAAAAGTTGCTATGCACGCAGCTTCAATGAAACCAACTGTTATTTCGTATGAAGATTTATCAGCTGAGTTTATTGAATCAGAAAATAAAGCAATTATTGCTGATATTGAAAAAGAAAATGAAGAGTTAGTAAGACTTGGAAAACCTCTTAAAAACATTCCTCAGTTTGTTTCTAAACAACAATTAACTGATGAAGCAGTTGAAGCTGCGAAAAGTGAAATGAAAGAAGAGTTAATTGCTCAAGGAAAACCTGAAAAAATTATTGACAACATCGTTGCTGGTAAAATTAACAGATGGATTGAAGATAACTCTGCTTTAGATAAAACACATGCATTATTATCTCAAACTTACGTTATG
This genomic interval from Halarcobacter mediterraneus contains the following:
- the rpsB gene encoding 30S ribosomal protein S2; translation: MVTMKDLLECGVHFGHQTRRWNPKMKKYIFGVRKNIYIIDLQKTLRYFRYTYNVVRDAAAEGQTMIFVGTKKQASQAVKDAAIKCGMPYVNHRWLGGMLTNYGTIKKSIRKLEVIKKMREEGQLDLLTKKEALMLTRKEEKLELYLGGIKEMNKLPDLMFVLDAVKEKIAIKEARRLGIKVVAPLDTNCDPDVVDYPIPGNDDAIRSIQLFCNEMAEAMNEGKAALAEEEGTEVEEAPVSEDEAKEVVAEAVAEGEAEAVETEEKTEEA
- the tsf gene encoding translation elongation factor Ts yields the protein MAGATPKLIKELREKSGAGMLDCKKALNECDGNIEEAQTWLREQGLAKAAKKSGNVAAEGIITILVNDDNTKATMTEVNSQTDFVAKNAQFLELTSQITTHAQVNNLNDAEALASSSIDGQEFTTFLNEKIAVIGENLVARKVVNVEGPVVNGYVHLGKVGVVLAAKCDDAAKEKTVDLLKKVAMHAASMKPTVISYEDLSAEFIESENKAIIADIEKENEELVRLGKPLKNIPQFVSKQQLTDEAVEAAKSEMKEELIAQGKPEKIIDNIVAGKINRWIEDNSALDKTHALLSQTYVMDDSMTVEEAIKAVDASIEIVEYVRFELGEGIEKKEEDFAAEVAAQMGN
- a CDS encoding AAA family ATPase encodes the protein MTNNKIIEEIKAEISKIIVGQEDMVNSILIGLLTNGHILLEGVPGLAKTTTVKTVADVIDLKFKRVQFTPDLLPSDIIGAQIYDMKTSEFKIKKGPIFTNLLLADEINRAPAKVQSALLEVMQERQVTIAEDSFKVDSPFLVLATQNPIEQEGAYTLPEAQLDRFMFKIVVGYNTKEEEFQIAKKVTSSKKEDVNKVINKQSLEDLRKEVESIHIDEELQRYIVDIICATREPKEYGLEEIADYIQFGASPRATIDMFKAVKAMAFIRGNDYVSPLDIALIIKNVLRHRIILSYEAEAMQKTTDEIIQKIMEVIQVP
- a CDS encoding DUF58 domain-containing protein, producing the protein MNINLKKILIKTKRGVFSENIGNNSSLLKGEGYDFLELKEYEYPDDVKNIDWVISAKLKKPYVKVFHAQRELNIAIIPILNGSVYFGTKKFKQELITEICAILGFSCIKQGDPFISFIANESLQLCTKKSKRDFSIHKMSEEIYNYKVLNKKVLYPKIIDEMFLKIKKKSTLFLVGDFFEIKNLDLRVLNKKHEIIIIIVRDKFEEEPTVLGNVNLVDPSSNLSFEGNINNNLIKEYKKNVKENDHLLYEHLQKCAIKFVKIYTHENPLPKLLRLMK
- a CDS encoding TonB-dependent receptor is translated as MMLVYGVTSNATTPEAQTGHNYEIDFDYSLLDMLNADNAIFGFTAYKYNVDNYMHPTKNLTLNNQSDMDIWGVESVFRYQKDELSFSLSHTYTDGEVKDLSSGDTYDHFTSNIHIFKTDIDYQLNDRLYFNYNAEFVPSNKIQNSWQTEEANRAGYAVHNISTTYSPVSLSGAKILFGIDNLFDKKYQRHTSFGAYWGDTDSGSYEVGRNFKVKLSYKF
- a CDS encoding vWA domain-containing protein — encoded protein: MFNNLFSIQFEYPYLLLLIIVFILCSIYCKAKTPTYLIPHLNIFNKSQEKINMIHSLLKYLVIICSILALASPYKNLNTQIIKNEGIDIVLSLDTSGSMKEFGFNQLKPEETRFKVVKDIVKDFIPKRVNDNISVIVFGTSVMMATPLSFDKNAQLEIIDYLDIGIVGDKTALIDSLVSASKILKNSKAKSKVMVILSDGADNASTIPFQVAIKMLKKHSIKVYTIGIGNSNKIMLNKIAQETLGKAFFANSKQELSSIYQEIDKLEKSKIDNNKITLKNYLFFYPLFLAIILLIILIYLKNKE